CTTATAATCAACTCAGACACTGATAAGTATAACTATTTATAAAAGTTTCtcctcaaaattgattttagttttaCAATCAATTTTAAATGAATTCCCACACATTAACTATATGATTCGGCTAAAGCTAACAATATCTTAAATTAAAGACATTTATAGAACTAAAATAAGAGCAGACCAAAACATAGAGGTGCTTGCTTTCATTATATGTAGCTGGCAAGTaactctgattttgagttttgagtcttttgactattgattttaatttaatcaaaCAATTCTCATGCTTGAGCTCCATTTGCATTGGATTGCTTCTCTTTATGAGGTTTTGCATGTCCCGTCTCCATGGATTCCTCCTTTGTTTTGGCCTGCTTCCTTGGAACACATTTCTTGTCCCGGTATATGAAATACAATATTAATTGCATTGTTCCCAAAATAGAACCAATACCATTAGGTACctgaaacaaacaaaacaaaacacattGTTGACCCTGAATCTGTTCTGCTTCATACATCATTGCCAATACAGAAAATGCAACTTCtgaattaaaattataaagTAACTTACAGCAACAAAAGGGTCATGACCTATCAAACCGAAGATGAACCACGAAGTGCCGCAGAGGAACACGAACAGGGATAGGAAGAAGGGCATGAACTCCACACTCTTAGTTTTGATCACTAGTCTCTGCACATGGTTTCAAATCCACAATTAACATGCACCCCAAGAGGTAAATTTTTGTTAGTAGAATAATGTTTAAATGTTAATTTTGCCGCCATGAAATTATATATGGGTTggtttttcttaaaaaataagtaattttaaagctgaataaaaaattgattttatttaaagTAGTGATTATTTGAAAAGCATACATTGTTTTTTGTttgattataaataaaaaatgattttcaCTTTAATAATTCAGTAGAAgttaattatttcaaaagctaCTAGGAATAGCTTAAAGAAATTAGTAGGAAAAAAACTATTAGGATTTAGCCAAGAGAAATGAGTAGATTTCTTCTTTTTCCAAATTCTGcttctgataaaaaaaattataaacaaaCAGCTAAAAAATGACATAAGTGGTTATTTTTatgaaaacaaattattatttcaCGAAATAAGCAGAGACTATATTGTTTAATGAGTGACTAATTTTATTAATAGGTTAAATTTCCCCcctcatattttttctttcttttttcttttggttgtCCATAATTAACCTTTTCATTCTGCAATACTAGCAGAGCCAATGAGATGGAAAGTTGGTTGAGTTACCATAATTGAGAGTGGCGAGCCATACATGATGGCGGAGAATATGGCAGCGGCGAAGCCACAGAAGAGCTTCCTAGAATTTCCATGCAAGGCACAAAGGGACACAAAAATAACAACAGAGAAAACCAAGAGTACAAAGGTGAAGAGGCAAAAAATTTTAGCCTTTTCCTTCTTGGGTGCCAATGTGATGAAGATCAAAACATAAACAATTTCAATTGCAGCTCCTGTTCCATTCACTGTTGATACTAGGATGTTGTCTGGAGACACAAAAGGTAGACCATACCTATGCATTGTAAAAATCAGAACAGATCAGAAACACAAAAATCACTCCATTAAACTATATATTGAGATCCGGAAGCTACTCATTGAAACTTCTCAGCGAAATTGATTATGTCTTTAGAAACAATCAACTGTAGAAGAGTTTTCAAATGTGCACTAACTCATAGAAAAAGCTCATGCATATGTTTGAAAACTATCTTCTACATTTAAGTGTCGGTTGGCTTATCATTAAAAATATGGGAAAATAACATCTTCTAATGTAGCACTTCAATAAAAACTATATCGGgatatgttattttcttgttaTCAGATTCCGAATAACAAATCAATCGGACTCTAAttttaaaggcaaaatcaataGAAGCTTCCCTTGaataagaattgattttgattgaagaaaaattaatcaaaatatacataaatttttaaattaagttaAATAAAAGTGAATTAAAGCAAAGATGTAGCAAACatttatgtaataatttaaCTTTGGTATGttcacattttattttcttcttcttcttatttctACCAATTATTATTTTTCGTATTTATCTCTTATTTTTCATATCACATAATTTATCATATCATTTATTTACATCTCATTATTTCATATCTCTCTCTAAATATGGAGCTAGATAAGGTGTgaagattgttaagttcaaagaCTAGACacatcgtttatcatattttgaataatAACAATTTTTAAGAGTGTAGGTGTAATGGTTAAATAGTGCATGTGAATTATATTTCAGGAAATGACCATTAAGCTTCACATCCCTCATCGTCTGATGACTAAGTGCTAGACAACGGTAGAAGACGTTTCACACAAGAGAAGAAAGGTCAAAGCTACAAAGCAGACTGTACAAGCAGAGAAAAGTCAAAATTGTTATATCGTCTGACAAAAGAGAAGACTATACTCAATGAAGATTTTCATAATCTATCTCAACGCTGACCAATGAAAGCAATGTCCAGACATGGAGCATCATATTCAAATTGAAATCTCTCTAACATTCTTGAtgagaaagtcaagtgcaaagAATCAAGTGATATTCTACAAAAGCACATTGATGgaggaaacaagtacaacgtTATAACTATcaaagtttcctctttctctctaaaataagaaatgaagaatTGGAGTAAAATCGATGCCTACTTTTATCTATCTTCATCAGGCAACATACGCTCAAGACAAGTCCAATTCTTGAGAAGAAGCTACAAGTGATTGGTCAAAGGTTATTATCCAGATCTAGATGACCAATAGAAAGATTGAATGATGAATAAGTGAAGCATAACGATCATCTGAAGAAAGGAAAGACGACTGAAGCAAAAGAAAGATGAAAGCAGATCGTCTGAAAGAAACAACGTCTATCATAGAAAGAAAGTTGTAGTGTCTAAAGAATGACACTTGCAATCAAATTGGAAAAGAGTTCAGAATAGCTTCTTGAAGAAGCCTTGAAAGACAAGATCACATGTTCTGACAAAATTATAAGGCACAAAGTGAAAGTACATTGGTGTCACTATCAAATTCTTATTTCCTCACACCAACAGATAGAAGCTCAGACCTATGTCACCGACTAGTTGACATACTACA
This is a stretch of genomic DNA from Lotus japonicus ecotype B-129 chromosome 1, LjGifu_v1.2. It encodes these proteins:
- the LOC130740540 gene encoding bidirectional sugar transporter SWEET1-like, translating into MNVPHFVFGIFGNASALFLFLAPVITFKRIITNRSTEEFSGFPYVMTLLNCLLSAWYGLPFVSPDNILVSTVNGTGAAIEIVYVLIFITLAPKKEKAKIFCLFTFVLLVFSVVIFVSLCALHGNSRKLFCGFAAAIFSAIMYGSPLSIMRLVIKTKSVEFMPFFLSLFVFLCGTSWFIFGLIGHDPFVAVPNGIGSILGTMQLILYFIYRDKKCVPRKQAKTKEESMETGHAKPHKEKQSNANGAQA